A stretch of DNA from Electrophorus electricus isolate fEleEle1 chromosome 18, fEleEle1.pri, whole genome shotgun sequence:
CTCAAGGTGGATTTTATgagtaaattatttttgcttataCTGACTGGagtataaaaaatgtataaaatgtcaTTCTTTGAGCTCTAGATGGAGGATCCTTGGAGCAAAATTTGTTTACAGGGAGTGCTGAGATGTCGACTAAATATAGGGGTTATaacagattaatttatttttaaaaaaaggggggggggagtaaaAGTAAACGCttctattaaaattaaaaattaaattaaaaataactcctTTTTAACACAGCACGTCTCTGTCAGAATTGCCTGAGGTGAGATAATACTGTgatattgtgtttttttcatgAAATAATCTTCAAATTGAGCCATATGTGTggcaataattaatttttaagcGTGACAGGTGTATTTCAATCCTTTTATTCTCGTGCTCATCCTTACCGTGGAATGAATTTCGTCTGGTCTCCAAGACGGGTTTTGAAGTCCTCCCAGGCCAAGGAAAAGGGTTCTGCATTTTTCACCTCGTCGTTCATTTCGTCTTCACTAATGAAGCTGGAAACCTTTTCAAATCCGTGGACAAACTCCGTCAAGTTTATCGTACCATCATTGTCCGTGTCTAGTTTGGAGAACAGCGCATCTACATCTGCTGACTGGACATGGAGCTCTGAGCAAATTTTTaagaatttccatttttcaatTCGTCCTGAATGATTAGAATCCCAAGCGTGAAAGAGCGCTCGAAGTCTCTCTTTTTGTGCATCTGACTCCATAAATGGAAAACTTTTTCCGTGGAAGAAATAATCCCACTGTTTCAAAAACAGCGTTTTAAAACATCATTACTTTTCTAAAACATACCTAAGATGTTACATGCTCTGGTGTATATTTCTGATGAAATATAATATGTTATAGTTTTCGACACTAAAAACGATGTTTTCGATGTCTACATTACGTAGTGTCGCGAGGAACTGGCTAGGGTCCTTCGCTCAATTTATTTCAAAGCAACCACAAACGTTTGGTTAAGTAAACAGTTTTGACGTCGACCAGTTTATAGGCTGCTACCGGACTAGCCTACCGCCGCATCAAAGTtagaaataaagtttttaaaatatatattttatattattcgTCACTTTTGCTAGAGTGTTTTTCAAACTTTATAGTATACTGTTTTGTACTAGCGTTTGGGTCTTACTAAAAGTTCTTATTAAAGGCTCTTATTAAAATGCAATACAATTTCAAGATCCCAGAGGGAGACAAAACACTAACGAGAAAGTCACTTGGAAAAAATGGTTTCCAATAAACGTTCACATTTCCATTCGAAACACTTACTATATACATACAGGCGTTGTTTATCGAAATAGGTTCCTCCCAGCTTATAGGTGCATTATATACCCTCCTTCTCGCTTACCACTGTTCTCTGACCAAAGTAATACCACTGAACTACCCAGGTGGCAGACCACTCTCAAAACAGCACTGCAATAGTAGTGGCACATAAATGGATAATTgtactggtatgagtgtgtctgGCAGGacattgttatttttatgtttccGTTTCAATACTGAACTATAAGAGGTCAGTCATATCTTGAGGGGGAAGGGGAGTGTTATAAGAATATTGATCTGAGGTCAGTCACAATGAGAGTAATTACATGCTTAATGGAGACCTGTAAAAAATAGTATTAAAAAATGGAGACCTGAGAGATGATGAGCTGTGTGCTCATGTTCATTCTGTAAGAATGgattctgtggtcagaaacaatAAAAGTTATTATATTGTTCTATAAAGGCTTTAAGAAACTGATTGGGGGTCAGCCATAATGAATGATGATATAGCTGAGAGGGAGTCACTCATACCCTAAAGAGAGTAATTATTCTGCTGATGGGGGCATTTAAAACCCTGACTGTTAAAGTCATAATAAGAGCGATTGTGGTATGGGAGGTGTGTCAAGCATTTGGATATGATGTACTGTTACAGAGAATGTTAATCACCTGTATGGTACAGAGCCTCACTTGTGCAAAGCTTAAATTCCTCACACTTCATTAAGCCTATGATGTCTTAAGTCAACTATTTGTTATACACTGCTCAAAAAATTAAGGAAACACTTAATCACCACATTATCATACCAAGTCAGATGGATATCCATCTGTCCAGTTAGGAAGCAGATAATTCATATTAGCTGTCCTCTAACCCTTGAGCACTGGTCAGTTTTTCACCACAGGATGACAGCTGGCTAAATATTTGGGGTGGTAGACAATTCTTAACCCATCACTAGACTCCCTGGAGGTCTAAAGGCAAGAGTTCAGTGAGCTCACTGCCATTGTTCAAGTTCGGTCACTGATTCAAGGCTTTGCTTCTTCCAATTTACCTTGGGATCACTAGCTTTCTATCTGTCTAATGCTGTTGTATCTGAAAAACAAGTTTATTACGCACAACCATATTGCTACCATATAAGGCAGATGTCAAAAATTGTAGGTACAAGGTAAGTGTTTTATAACTGAAGCTGGCATGTGTAGCTATGTTCAAAAACTAGTGTTTCTTTATAGTTTCTGACTGCTTTAATTCAATCTTCTTCTTCAGAATAACCAAGTTTAAATATGCAGCCTTGCAGTATCCTGgtaaagaagagacagaaggcaGTGCACAAGAATCTCGTAACTGATATTCTACACATTAACGTCTTTAGAGCAGCAGTTAGGCCCACTGTAATGAATTTACTTCCAGACCTTATTGGCTTGTTTGCAATCACTTCTTCAGTGCTTACTCTTAAACGTGGTTATTTTAATGGCGTCATAGTTGGTTTCTTTAGTTCTTATGCCCATCGTCATTTACAAGCTTTTTgcttatgatgatgatgatgatgatgatgatgatgataaaagtagcattaatattttttatatatctgcCAATCAGCTTTCAGACACAATctgtacacataaacaaaatcacgaaaacaaaaacaaccggAAAAAAGTTTAGTTTtgccatttattatttattcaccCCAAAGGAAAATCAGCGCAATTAGTGAAGTCGCAGTCCATTTTGAGAACTGAAGTTCGCTCCGTCAGatttttccttccttctgtATGAATTCTGCCACTACGCAGTACGGCACTTGTGCTTGAAACGGAACCGTGCTATAGTCCACAGACGGTCCATAGGTTTTACAAAGTGTCGGAAGCCCCAAGTGTGATTATTGTCCAGTGTATGGTATTAAATGGCGTATCGACTTGACTGAAGATTCCTGGATCTTCAACTGTAGATACGCAGCTATTAACATCGTGAAGGGGGCGTCGAACAACTGATGACGTAAGGAATGTGACGTCGGATGGCCTGAAGGCGGAAGTCAGTGCATCATTTCGACCAGTGACAGGATTGTCAGTGggtaaacacaaatattttagcCGTAAATTCGTTAGGTTGGTGTTCTAAAAATCCAAGGATTTAGCCAGcagacatgtctgtgtttgggaAGTTATTTGGAAATGCGGGGAAAGGGGGCAAATCCCCAAGCCCCCAAGAAGCAATTCAGAAACTCCGTGAAACAGAGGAGATGTTAACCAAGAAACAGGAATATTTAGAGCAAAAGATCCAGGCGGAACTAGTGACAGCAAAGAAAAACGGCACGAAAAATAAACGAGGTATGTATTAAATGTTCTAGCAGGGAAAGAGTcgttaatgtttaaatgtgagtGTTCTGGCTCCTAACTGACGATCTAAcgttttcaatgttttgtttagcttatgtttgtgggtttttttagcCATGACCAGGTAACTATTACTAGCTAGCACGCCAGGTAACCCCTTACTGGCATCCTAACTAGCTAATAAACTCGGTTAGTTAGACCATTGCTATAATGCCGGTGTCAAAGGAAATGTGTAGGTTTGTCTTAGCTGTTATTAGTTAGACTTTTTGGGGGGTTATAGCCAGTTTAGCAATTTGGCCAGATTTGGACTTTCTTTTTAACGGACATACCTCAGCCCTTATCAGGTGTACGTAATCATAGTTACCATAGCTAACTATATAGGTTAGCTAACAACGGGAAAACATATGTTGCGAAACCACCGAGAATGTGAGTATTTGAGCTACAGCTAATAACTGGTTCACTGGGACTGGTGTAGCTGCTTTGACCGGTCATAGTTTACACCGACTGCGTTACATAGATCTTCTAATTTGTGAAAACCTATTGGTCTTAATTAAGAGACTTGTTACCCTGACTTATCTCATACTCAATTTCGTTGCGTGGCACAGCTAAACAAAGTCATGCATTGTTGTTTTCTAGTGTAGTCGCCAACATTGTGAAGGAAATTTCCAAAATTTCATGAACTGTCATAGCTGTTAAGTAAGCTTGCAATAGCAGTCAAAAGGATGAAAACATTGGTGGTGAATTGTATGAAAGTAGGTAGGCTACTAATTGAtttccaaaacaataaatatgtataaaatgtaaaaatatatatattaaatgccTCTTCAGCaattagttttaatttagaACCTTTGAGTCTCATTCTACAAGTTCTCAGCGTATGTGAGGATTTCTTTAAAAGACATCATAGATTGTGTCTCATGAAGCTTTTTAAGGGAACACCAAGCGCATGCGAAGCTGTCATAAAAGTGAAGGGTCACTACTTTGAAGACTCTAAAATCTAAAACGGTCAATATTTAACACGGGATAATCATGTGCTATTGAATTGTTTTGacagctttgttttgttgtttttgtaaaatctagaaattattaaaatagtaGATTAGAGTAGATGTCCAAGTGTTTAACTGGTACTGTAAGTGGTTGTACTTTATTAGTTATGTGGCAAGGATGTCTGAAGTGTGTTCTCCACTTTCTCAAGCTGCCCTCCAGGCCCTGAAGAGAAAGAAGCGTTACGAGAAACAGTTGGCTCAGATTGATGGCACTCTGTCCACCATTGAGTTCCAGCGAGAAGCTTTGGAGAATGCCAACACTAACACTGAGGTTCTCAAGAACATGGGCTTTGCTGCCAAGGCCATGAAAAATGCTCACCAGAACATGTAAGATGCAAGAAAACTAACCTTCATACCTGCTATCATTACCCACTCCTGTACTGTTGATATTTTAAAGCATACTCAAAGTATATATTTAAGTACAAAATAACAGTTCtaaacaacacttttttttgtcctgaCTCTTGTTTTTCTAGGGACATTGACAAAGTAGATGAACTCATGCAAGACATTACTGAACAGCAGGAGTTGGCTCAGGAGATTTCGGATGCTATTTCAAAACCCGTTGGCTTTGGAGAGGAGTTTGATGAGGTACAGCAAGATCTGGATTCTGTTAGAGGCATAAGAGAGCATTACAAATGAAAGGGCCTTTGAAGTAGTGAGCTTCCTTAACAAATTGACTTTGTTTTGGTGGTTATCTTCTTCAGGATGAGTTGTTGGCTGAACTGGAGGAGTTGGAACAGGAGGAACTGGATAATAACCTGCTGGAAATTGGAGGCCCAGAGACCGTCCCACTACCCAATGTGCCTTCAGTCCCGGTACCTGCCAAACCAggtgatatttacatttacagcatttggctcTTATCCAGCTTTTATCCAGGATAACTTGCATATCTATCAGTGTCCCAGTACATGTGCTGCCTGGGAATCAAACCAGTGACCTTTGCTGCTAGCACCTTGTTTTACCTGCTCTACTAGATGACCTACAGGAGGAGAAAGATGACATAGCATTATGGATGCATCTTTGCATGGTTAAGGGAACTGATGTTATTACAGGGTAGCAAAGGATTGGAATCATTAAACGTCTTCCTATATGTAGTTTGATTTTTGCTAAAGAATCTTTTCATAGTATTTaagattttaaacatttcagaaaaggaaacaaGAAAGTCAAAGTGAGCTCTGATCCCATCTATACATGTCTCATaactttccctttttttccatCCCCAGTcaagaagagagaggaagaggatgaggatgagatGGCAGAGCTGAAGGCGTGGGTAATGTGAACCCAGCCTAAACTGCCGGACTGTCTTATCACTCCCTGTGTTTAACTGATGTTCAGAATGAAGCTGAACACCTTGAGAGGGTTAACATTGTCAAACTATCGTCTAGGAATCTATATCTCCTGTGACTGGGTAAATAAAGTCCAAGAAGACGAGTTACCAGTGCAAAGGGATGTAAAACAGGCtatgagaacaaaacaaacaagaaaaaaacaatcagaTGAAATTATCTAACAATGTTTGTaattaatgtgacattttttGCATTGAAATTCAAGTTTAATAATATTGAACCCACTTCAGTTGCTTTTTGAGGAGGTTTTCCGAGTCAGCCTCTCACAATGTCTACCTCTATTTCTTTAGTAAACACCAGTAGTGAAATCTATCCCCATAGCCTAATATGGAAAGTGCCAGGGTTACAGTAATCAAACTCGTATGGCCATATaacttcaaatatttttatatagatGCTTGTAGATTTGCACCATTTATATACTGTATTCCTTAACCCTGTTTGAGAGAGGTTTTGAAGCATTTCCATTAACTTATATGATGGGGGATTGATTTGGGATCTGTTATGCTGCTCAACTTTGTATGCTATTAATACATCCAGAATCACTTGGTTATGGCACTGTACATCCTTTAGATAAATTTCAGACTAATCTAGAAATATATCTGTCACAGTTATCAATATTACTAAAAGGAAATTTGTGAGGATAAAGTTGTAAGGTAACTAAGATTCCTGCTTGAAGAGATCTGTATGAATACACAGATGTGCTGTCTTTTCTATAGAAAACCGGGATGTAACACAAGGGGTGAAATGTATGTTTGATGTTATCtagaaaaatagtttttttttttctttctcaaaagACCATTAAACTTTTGGATTTAATTGTTATGGTGGTATTGGTCTTGCTATGGAATTCCAGCAGGTTGAAAGCAAGTCTTGCAGGTTGATAGCAAGTCTTGCCAGCCCTATAGCCAAAGCTCCAATACCTGTTAGTTTTGCACTTTATGTATATGAAGATGTGTGCTTCCTGCTATGTGCCTTAACTATTGGCATGCTTATTCAACTTGAGTGGCATGTCCTAACATGATTATCTGACTAATGTGTATAATTCATTGGAATTTGGTGAGATTCCCTGAATTAAAGATGTGAGAAGCATGATACATTTGCTATTTCCTCATGCTCCAGCTGCAGTTACTTGAATCCCGcattttgttctcattttttcAAGACTGCTATTTTCCATTGGTTTGGACATGCATAAATGTCGTTCAAATAAATGCTTACATCCTGAGACAGTCcttatgaatgaatgattttCCCAATTAACGAGAATTGGAATTTTGGTCTCTGCATAACTTACAGAATGTTTTAACTCCTGTCATAACAGACTTTCTTGTCAAAATAACGACATCCATGAACCTCATGGGAATCTAAACACTTCTGTGCATTGCACCAGCACAACGAGGCTTTTCACAATACTACATAAAAACTAGTACATTCTACAAAATTTGCGACCGGTCGCGTCACAATTTCGCAGCTCTGACGCCATCATTCGTCGTCGGAAATACGCTTGCGCATTAAGGGATCTTTTTGCTGATGCAAGAAACCCACAGAGTAGTGGTCTTTTCACAACTAGCTGCTTGTTCGAACTAATACCGTGCAGAAAGAGACTTTTCGATACAGTGACCATGTCAGAAGACGAGGTGAGTCTGtggttctttttctttttttaaaaaaaaaatacatattttgatgCAGATCGCACAAGTGAGGGTTGTATAGCATGGCTTTGGCCCTTTGACATAATCAGCCAGCtaagctaggctaggctagccTGCACGACAGCCACCAGGGCTGCGTTTGGAACCGTGGAGTAAGCCAGCCGTTCGTCTCGCGTTTTTCGATCCCTCTTATGCGCTGGATCATTTCGCTGAAATTTGCGGTTGGGAGTGCTGACACTGATTGTCGAGATGCTCAGTCGTGTCTTTCATCTACCCTTCTAGCACGTGTTTGCTTCCATATGTAACAAGAAATGTCCGTATTAATgattaaatgtacattaaaaatttaaatctaGAGCACCAGAGCTTTGTAAGGATTCTaatcttaattaaaaacaaaactttgaaagaggttgaaaatatttatgaaagtcaTAAATTAAACAATATATCACTTAAGCCTCACCAATTCTAGATATTCCACCCGAGAATCTGGAGAAGACATGTGTGTCGTGTAGTACTGCTTTGATGGTGTCCTCGCAGTTTTAATCAGAGCAGGTCATGACTTGCTTGATGTTCCCTACTGTCTCCAGATTTTATTTGACCCTTCCACgaccaagaagaagaaaaagaagaagaagccctTTATGCTGGAGGAGGAAGGCGATGGGCTCGGAGAGGAGTCGCAGCAGGCTGAGCCTCGCGAGGCAGAACCCGAGGCCGGAGAGGAGCgtgaggtggagctggaggaggatgaCAGCAGAAAGAAAGGTGCTGCAAGCAGAGCACGTAGTCTGGGTCACAGCTCCTCACAGCACAGCTATTTTCCATCTgttgtgcttttaaaaatgtagtatATCATGTTGCAAAAGGCTAAAGTTAGGAAACGGTTATTGGCTCACACTCGTTAAGGTTTGGACTTCTCTTGGAACACAGATTACTTTACAGGctaatgtttttgattttattcTATAACACAAAGTTAAAAATGTTCTCAAAATCCCTGACCTCTTAGCAATGCTGTCGTAATTGCATTTGAGAGTtttagtgttgtgtttgtgtaatgtataATGGGGATAATCTTTACATGCTTGTTTTACATTTCCACAGAGGCGACAGATGACTTGGATGATTTAAATTTCTTTaatcagaagaaaaagaaaaagaaacccaaGAAAGTGTTTGAGAATGACCTCGAAGAGGGCATGAAGGTTGGTGACCATCATAGTGTTGGTCAGAGTTACAGTTTTTCCAACActgcttaaaataaaaacaaaaacctgatgACTGTATCCTTATGGATAAACTTGAGACATTGCTCTAGGAGCAGTAGCTATGTTTTGGCTGTATTCCGTTCCATCATATCTGATGTAATGACAGTGCCGAAGAAGTAAATCATCCTGCTGTTGTAATACTCACCAGGAGCTGAAGATTGAGGCTGAACAGCATGAAGTGGTAGAAGACGATGACCTGGATCTGATGTTGCCagcaaagaagaagaaggcCAAGAAGGTGGAATTTGTGGAAGAGGGTGAAACACTCGAGAAAGATGATGGTGAGTGATTTGCTGTGTGTTTCACGAAGTTATGTGTAAGCCAATTTTGCGTTGAGTTTTTGGCGGTTTTATAAATAGCACTTTTCCCTTATTGCTGTGCATCCAAAGATTTACAATCTCCTGCATGCATGAATTTACTTCTCTTTACAGCTCTAGAGGACGATGAGGGTAAAAATCTAGATGGGATCACATTCAGCTCTCAGACTGGCCCGGCTTGGGCGGGCTCAGAGAGGGACTACACATATGATGAGGTATGACCCCTGCCTTTGGACCGAGGGTCACTCGGGAGCTCTGCTTTGCCAGTGCTTCATACTGAGTATTTgttaattgtatgtatgtgtttaactGTGCTACTTGCcaaataattttgttaatttaatcATATTAATTTTTAAGCCTAGGACCCTTGAGTCTTAACCGATTAGGTAAAATAGCAAAAAATGTTCAGAAAGCCTTGAGGAATCAAGGTTTTTGATGGGTGTGCAGATTTTCTGAAAAGAAATGTGCGGATTGGACAACTATAGCACCTTTCTGGTGTCAAATGCTATTGTcatggtgctttttttttttgctttttttgtttgtttcactgtactacattttaacctttttaaaagttCTCAGTAAGATCTGTTTATCCTACTGTTTCTGAATTATGACCTTTTGTGCCAATTTAAAGGAGATTTGTTTCCTTTAGTTTCCTAACTAACTAACTGTCGCTCCCACCTCAACAGCTGCTGAGTCGAGTCTTTAACATCATGAGGGAGAAGAATCCTGACATGGTGGCTGGCGAGAAGAGGAAATTTGTAATGAAGCCACCTCAGGTGGTCCGCGTTGGAACGAAGAAAACGTCCTTCGTCAACTTCACTGACATTTGCAAGCTGTGAGACATATCTCTTGTCCTCTGGCTTCAGCACTCATTTTCCATGCATCACTGACAAATCTCAAAGTGGAAGCATAACCGTGACGTGCTCAATTCTTTGCAGGTTGCATCGTCAGCCAAAGCATCTTTTGGCTTTCTTATTGGCTGAGTTAGGAACAAGGTAAATGCTATAATGACACAGTATTTTAGGCTGTTgtttcccctcccccccccattGTGATCCTTTGTATTAATATTGGtggtgtttttccttttgtagtGGCTCCATAGATGGAAATAACCAGCTTGTGATCAAAGGACGAttccaacaaaaacaaatagagAACGTCTTGAGAAGATATATCAGTAAGTCTGTTAAATGGGACTGGACCTTGAACCTAGGCATGGGTCATATAAGAACATTATAGTTATGATAGTACTCCAAGATATTACACAGTGATATTGAATGTGCCATAAGTACCTCTAAAAGACTGACCTGTGTAGTTAAATGATTTGATTGCTTTTCTAACAATTGAGAGGCTTAAACAACCTACCTGTGGTTTGATCCTTTAAAACTTTGCAGTAGCAATTAGCTGATAgattatttttgatatattgattatttttatgccaattattatttgatttttcttcGTTTGTGCATAAACACCTGAAAGcaattttttgcttttcttaatGTTTAATGCATTGTCAATATGTCACTTCCACATTATTGGATGTGTTGTAgtagcagtggtagctcagtggttaaggtacttggccTGTAATCAGATGGTTTctagttcaaaccccaccactgccaagttgccactgttgggcccctgagggCCCTTTAAccctttaaccctcagttgttcaagttgtactaaGTCATAattaagtggctttggataaaagtgctaGCGAAATGTAATCTTTCCATGCATCATAGTTTGCCgtgtaatgtaaacatttttatttatttattttttggtcgCCCTTTTCCTCAGAGGAATACGTGACCTGTCACACCTGTCGCTCACCGGACACCATCCTGCAGAAGGACACGCGCCTCTACTTCCTGCAGTGCGAGACATGCCACTCACGCTGCTCTGTGGCCAGCATCAAGACCGGATTCCAGGCCGTCACGGGCAAGAGGGCGCAGCTCCGTGCCAAAGCCAACTAATGAGGCAGCCCCTCCTCTCTGTGCCCCGCCTTTTGCCCCCTTCCATTTCTGAGCATACCCTGTACTGCCCCCCTATGGCCCACTAGGCACCACTGCtgggcagagggaggggcctCTCACAGTATCGGACTtccagtgtgagctgtggttgAACATGCTGAGTGGCTTGTTTGTGAAATAttagaaaagacaaaaacattaatgtaCAGTATAGGCAGGGAGGCTGGCTGGAGGAGTAGCCAACTTAATgactcatacacacagtggTCACACTTTGTTGCCCCTTGGTTGCTCTGAGACAGGTCATTTATCAAAAAGGGCAGGTGACCAGTGTATTTCATACTTATATATGTTGTGTTTCACACCAGTagatattgttttttgttttttttttcctgatctgAGCTTCGTGCAGAAGCGGTATCCGTAATGGTGCCGTGTCCTTCCGGACCAGTGGTTTACGTGCTGCCCTCactgatttttgcttttgaaatggAACCATGTTCCACGTTCCACATACGTTTAGATCAAGCTTGCTTTTCAACGAGAGAGGGGGGGGTTCCTCCATGTCGTGTTTtccattttagtttgtttggaattggaattCGGTTCTGTGCTACAACTGTACCATAACCCAGTTTTGTGGTCTGTTGCCTGTGATGCTTTGACCTGTAGCTGTTTTTATTGCTCGATTAACCGTATTTTGTCAAGAGGCGACTTGAACATTTAGAtcatatcaaaaacaaaatgtgagaTTGTTTGGATATGTATGCAATACGGGGCAGCAAATATTCCACGGTGTTGAGGCTGAAAGATGGGTTtcattgtttaagatgtgttttttttgtttgtttgtttttttaattaaagggtAAAAAAAGGGAATATCAGCGTCAAAGTATTTTATTTGGGTTTGTACGCACGGTAACCGTGAAGCCTGTTACCCGGAGCTGAGGGCGCACGTGAGCATCCGAGAAGCCGGTCCGTCCGCTTCACGTGCGAAAATGGCGGCACTCCCGAGTGGCTGCGCGCGTCTACTGGCAAAGCCTTCCCTACACCAGAGACCGCCGTACATGTTTGTAAAGTAAGTTGTGAAGTATTTTAACGATTGCAGCTGTGAACGGATAATTGTCTTAACGGTTTTTTTCCCTTGGCGTTACCGCATACTGGGTCGtttagctagttaacctagcttGGCTACGTTAATTCATCCAACTCAATTTAACGCTAACCGTCAACTATCTGGCTACTTAACCAGGGCTACCATGTATGTTAGATGGCTCTCATGGCTCTGGTTGATGCTTAAGACTTTTGTTAGTTAAACCAAatagttcatttattttattgcttaaTTTTGACACTTGCCATCTATGTGCTATATAGATAACGCTGGATTTTGTCTAGCTGTTGACGTTGGTGGCAGACATGAAGGAATAGTGATTGGCTTAGTTAACGCTACTGTTTAAGAATAGTCCAGCAGTTGTGTAACTT
This window harbors:
- the LOC113578745 gene encoding charged multivesicular body protein 4c; the encoded protein is MSVFGKLFGNAGKGGKSPSPQEAIQKLRETEEMLTKKQEYLEQKIQAELVTAKKNGTKNKRAALQALKRKKRYEKQLAQIDGTLSTIEFQREALENANTNTEVLKNMGFAAKAMKNAHQNMDIDKVDELMQDITEQQELAQEISDAISKPVGFGEEFDEDELLAELEELEQEELDNNLLEIGGPETVPLPNVPSVPVPAKPVKKREEEDEDEMAELKAWVM
- the LOC113578790 gene encoding eukaryotic translation initiation factor 2 subunit 2-like gives rise to the protein MSEDEILFDPSTTKKKKKKKKPFMLEEEGDGLGEESQQAEPREAEPEAGEEREVELEEDDSRKKEATDDLDDLNFFNQKKKKKKPKKVFENDLEEGMKELKIEAEQHEVVEDDDLDLMLPAKKKKAKKVEFVEEGETLEKDDALEDDEGKNLDGITFSSQTGPAWAGSERDYTYDELLSRVFNIMREKNPDMVAGEKRKFVMKPPQVVRVGTKKTSFVNFTDICKLLHRQPKHLLAFLLAELGTSGSIDGNNQLVIKGRFQQKQIENVLRRYIKEYVTCHTCRSPDTILQKDTRLYFLQCETCHSRCSVASIKTGFQAVTGKRAQLRAKAN